The segment CTCACAGATGTCGCTTTCGGGTAGGTAAGTGTCTAGACTAAcgatattttttacaattaccgGCAACCCGGAATTTTTGGGCGCTGGAAGAGGGTTTTAagcaagggcatggtgtgttgctatctctttctcatgtgggagtgaagagagcaactttcaaatggtcctcggtaaaggggaattcccagcaaattttttggttcttgtcaaaattaacattttggtacctatgcgtgggacatcgaaaatgtatgaatttgacagccacttcaccccgtaggtTTTAAGAGGTTTttctatgaagtattccaccacgcacacatataaggattttttgacattagctgaggccctcggtgaagctgtttgcagtaggaataatatcaaaaagatcaaatatcaaactcccggatcctctcctccactcttcgctcccctctcactcttacataaccgatcctcagctaatgtcattctggttagtgacgaaaccgcaaattacttcatagcttgatactagagtgactatatacagagtggcgccaagtcatcccaaatgtatgcaatgcggtttatcctaggtttttctttctctttcctgcatacgtgttggataggttgtctgctcgattggaatgacactgacagataattatcattccaattttgacattgtcgccactctgtatatagtcactctacttgaTACAAGCGGTGTCATTTTATTTCGTTTGTTACGTTTATTGCGTTTAttacaggggcttgcgatgggtgccatgtttttgttgccaacatctcagcacatctcgacaaaggttggcagcaaatctacctgtcagacgggcgctatttcttgcattttttgaaatagcgcccttcgttaagtggactgtcaaacaccgttcgttaagatacggatagcaccccgctggtttATTAGTCTAATCTGGCGAAAGAGGTGTGTAATGTCAAATCAGTAAAATTTTCATCAGGTGAGTATTTTCCTGTGGGTTTGTACTTCGAGTTTTCGAGTTATCGAACTCAATTTTTAATTCGTGAGTTTATtcacaaaacaacaaaaataaccGTGAAAAATATGACAGAAGTTCTCACCAATAATACTACCGATAAGGTAGCAGCTTTAGTAAGGGAAGCCGAGGCTCTAAAGGCAAAGTTGGAAGAAGAAAGACAAAAGTTGAATGATGTTACTtgtaagtaaataaataaacttgaaAAACTACATATTAGCTTTTAATATTCTCAAAATTTATTGCTTAGTATCGTCCGTGGCAGAACGTCTCGAAATGATTACGTATCTAAACATTAAACCGCGTCGTGTGTTGAAAGGACACCAGGCAAAGGTTCTCTGCTCTGACTGGTCCCCTGATAAGCGACACATTGTGTCGTCCTCTCAGGACGGAAAGCTAATCATTTGGGATGCATTCACCAACTATAAGGAGCATGCCGTTACGATGCCAACCACATGGGTTATGGGATGCTCATATGCTCCTTCGGGAAACCTTGTTGCATGCGGGTAAGCTCGAATATCTAAACGtttaaatataaatttattttttgtgttcTGTTTTAGTGGACTGGACAACAAAGTAACCGTATATCCAATTACAATGGAGGAGGATATTTCTTCGCGAAAGAAAACTGTCGGAACTCACACTAGTTACATGTCTTGCTGCATTTTTCCTAACTCAGATCAGCAAATTTTAACTGGAAGCGGAGACTCGACTTGTGCCCTGTGGGATGTCGAGTCCGGACAATTATTGCAAAGTTTCCACGGTCATACCGGGGACGTAATGTCAATAGACTTGGCTCCGAACGAGACGGGGAACACATTCGTTTCCGGTAGCTGTGACAAGATGGCATTTATTTGGGATATGCGTTCGGGGCATGTAGTTCAATCTTTCGAGGGACATCAGTCGGATGTTAACAGCGTTAAGTTTCATCCCAGCGGTGATGCCATCAGTACCGGTTCAGATGATAGCACTGTACGGGCTAGCTTTTCGTTACATATCACGACCGGGATCTAATACTTTCATTCTTCTATTGCAGTGCCGCTTGTTTGATATGCGTGCCGATAAAGAGGTTGCAGTGTTCAGCAAAGACAGCATCATTTTCGGTGTGAATTCAGTCGATTTTTCCGTTAGTGGACGTCTGTTGTTTGCTGGTTACAACGACTATACCGTTAATGTTTGGGACACATTAAAAGCTCAACGTGTGTGCTTGCTATATGGCCACGAAAATAAGGTATCCTGTTTACAGGTATCTCCTGACGGCACAGCTCTATCTACTGGTAGTTGGGATTTTACCCTTAGAGTAAGTTTTTTCGTTTACATCCTCCCTGTGATGTCTGACAATTTTCTTTTTCAGATTTGGGCTTAAACAATCGACTATTTAGACTGTCGCATAACCAAAGTTATAGATTAATGCTTAATTAGGATACACAATGTAATCAGACTAGTCGCGAATTCGATATTGGATGTCTCTCTCTCGTATAGCAGATCGCGTTAAATTCAGTGGTTGTCACATTAGTAAAAACTAAGCACTTTTCGCAATGGCACAAAAATGCATATAattagttttatgaaaattcattgCAGGACAAggaaaatagttttacttttttgGTAAGTTTTATTAACCAAACTCTGCTAACTGTTATCAAAAATGTTGCACAGGCATTTTTTATATCTCAATTGTATTTATCGGTTAACAGTATTATCGTGTGCCATATTTATTTTATAGATTTAATACAAAGTATTTACATAATATCAAACGAATAATTGTTTCCAATAgatgaataaatatacataatcTTCGTCGTAGACAGATACATAATAAGTGCTATTGTAAAATTCTTGTTTGAAATAATCCTCTGTCTAGTAAAAAGCCATTGCATAGATTGAGAATGAGAGAAAACTCCAAACCGCGGTAGACGCTTAGAGGCGAAAGCAAGCGTAAGCTATCTGAACATGTccgattttattttctcgattttATGTGAGTTACTTTTATTGACTTTAATTTTAGCTAAAGTTTATCTCATTTTAGTATATGTTTTCTAAGTAAAGCGTATACGACGgtatatctctacatattagcgttggtaaaaggaaatgcttatcaacttagggagaCCCTAATAGGGACTATATTGCctcgtttcattatgcctgatttttgttttcacgtaggtaattgatcttgaatggacctatttagcgcattttaacaccaccactgaCACTCCTGcttaatttactcgtcatttataaataatatgtggtgatgttactatttgttggaaagtaccacctttttacTACATTATcggtactttaaaaatgtataattgatgaaacttttattaaatatatcgttttttgccaaagcctttttttgatcttgaatggacccaacatgatcttgaatgaacctatttctgatttttgaatggacctaaatttgtcatagtttcttccatgttgaacagcttttacctttcttatactctgttagaaaggtatcaAAGTCGTTTGAAAATATGAAATCGGTCAgagtcgccgagggtcttgtttcagcctaacaattgaacaatgtctcAATGTTTTGGTATGTGTTGTGTAGGTATCTGTGTGTTTCAAttgtatattggaaatttattattacctgttgttcagattcggttgaaacgatttccaggtcataaaaaatttatctcgcctattagtttcaaaaatttaaaccattcgttAAAAAATACGTAATGACTTGTATtatacgtagtttatcaagtaaagcgtgattttaagtttttgattaggcttcgtacacaaattacgtaacgcttggaggggagggaggggggtcaagtttgcgttactttttgttacataggggggagggggagtccgaagaatagttacgtaacaaaattatgaatac is part of the Sabethes cyaneus chromosome 2, idSabCyanKW18_F2, whole genome shotgun sequence genome and harbors:
- the LOC128737166 gene encoding guanine nucleotide-binding protein subunit beta-5, translating into MTEVLTNNTTDKVAALVREAEALKAKLEEERQKLNDVTLSSVAERLEMITYLNIKPRRVLKGHQAKVLCSDWSPDKRHIVSSSQDGKLIIWDAFTNYKEHAVTMPTTWVMGCSYAPSGNLVACGGLDNKVTVYPITMEEDISSRKKTVGTHTSYMSCCIFPNSDQQILTGSGDSTCALWDVESGQLLQSFHGHTGDVMSIDLAPNETGNTFVSGSCDKMAFIWDMRSGHVVQSFEGHQSDVNSVKFHPSGDAISTGSDDSTCRLFDMRADKEVAVFSKDSIIFGVNSVDFSVSGRLLFAGYNDYTVNVWDTLKAQRVCLLYGHENKVSCLQVSPDGTALSTGSWDFTLRIWA